The proteins below come from a single Oscillospiraceae bacterium genomic window:
- a CDS encoding response regulator transcription factor: MPRIFLVEDDRAIAKNLIRLLRSEDFTVTHTVTQQEALAALGSGQFDLALIDVSLPDGNGFAVCTAIKEQQDIPVIFLTASGDEASVVTGLNIGADDYITKPFRPRELIARIGTALRKSGRAKATFEIDALHVDTASGLVKKHSKEIFLSALEYRLLLVFLSNQGNIITRNQLLDELWDAAGEFVNDNTLTVYVKHLREKIEDDPANPQIILTVRGVGYKLGGRHVSE, translated from the coding sequence ATGCCACGCATATTTCTGGTTGAGGACGACAGGGCAATCGCCAAAAATCTCATTCGACTGCTCCGCTCCGAGGATTTTACCGTCACCCATACGGTCACGCAGCAAGAGGCCCTGGCCGCGCTGGGCAGCGGCCAATTTGACCTGGCGCTGATTGACGTGTCCCTGCCCGACGGCAACGGCTTTGCGGTGTGTACGGCAATCAAAGAACAGCAGGATATTCCGGTGATCTTTCTGACTGCTTCCGGCGATGAGGCGAGCGTCGTCACCGGGTTAAACATAGGTGCGGACGACTACATCACCAAACCCTTTCGCCCACGGGAATTGATCGCCAGAATCGGCACTGCCCTGCGAAAGAGCGGACGCGCTAAGGCCACCTTTGAAATCGACGCCCTCCACGTCGATACGGCAAGCGGTCTTGTAAAAAAACACAGCAAAGAGATCTTTCTTTCCGCCTTGGAATACCGTCTTCTGCTGGTGTTTTTGAGCAATCAGGGCAACATCATTACCCGCAATCAGCTGTTGGACGAACTCTGGGACGCGGCCGGAGAATTTGTCAATGACAACACACTGACCGTATACGTCAAACATCTTCGCGAGAAAATTGAGGACGACCCCGCAAATCCGCAGATCATCCTGACCGTTCGCGGCGTTGGCTACAAGTTGGGAGGCCGGCATGTTTCGGAATAA
- a CDS encoding VWA domain-containing protein, translating into MSNAIRKAIGALLALAFLAVLILPAAVAEGDVKPHANELQQVVSQGGLDGDGGWQGDSTDGVWFRETIAPVVEEGHTLENVFDVTAEVVTKEEVEMVTTAQHAAVVISLDLSASMNTGTRIADMKTAVRGFIETYANSAKDDECRYLAIVIFGQYAYRIVDWTDVSDETNRTTVLGALTGVNTAFALPSGVGGSFPRNDGGYTNLSGALLLSHNLLGNLPTEISFSAHSGDKNIYNIVFTDGLPTAKFGRSNGNHTSPLDYSSSTEWIDYGSLAANPTIPGTNYTSGNTEVQIIGAAIESTHGATNMAVAYDSSTEVLKKFVTDAHLKQANDADALKLVFEHFSDTVTTSSEPWSASFPLCTPYQFVCFTDTDGPHSAIIEYKDNKINWDLLSEPIPTPTPAPPEGINDTPDGGTTYYSYSRTFRVTLDTLAVGFVQETSFDVTQEGTDLTSSYLFYKPFSSNIDNVNFQYGYFEVPSTKGYAADLTFTKIISGSEDDAASPAGFVFSLTHSEDCEEPGCNHADAWFVEEISDKAGAVTFTDIPSGHTYTITEVLTEEQAPLYTEPDSVAAGVHWGTSTTDGLTNGTSFVNTVKRTHGSTPPPESTPTQSPEPTLTPEPTPTSSPEPTPTASPEPTPTSSPEPTPTSSPEPTPTSSPEPTPTGSSSSGGTSPRTSPAPSPSPTPTSTPPPPDDAGNGPDRTEEPPAPPEETGLEGRAVEPAPPDELSAAPEPIPTIPSNTLVQVDDAYVEYDGEGVPLGEWHWDEELEDWVFDEYPPLDAPMPFTGGGGVDAFLFIGLLLLGIGLILAAWKPGAPHDKHPPLL; encoded by the coding sequence ATGTCGAATGCGATAAGGAAAGCCATTGGCGCCCTTTTGGCGCTCGCCTTTCTGGCGGTACTGATCCTGCCGGCCGCCGTGGCGGAGGGTGATGTAAAACCCCATGCGAATGAGCTCCAGCAGGTCGTCTCTCAGGGCGGACTGGACGGCGATGGCGGCTGGCAGGGCGACAGCACCGACGGCGTCTGGTTCCGTGAGACCATCGCGCCTGTCGTCGAAGAGGGCCATACGCTGGAAAATGTCTTTGATGTGACAGCTGAGGTCGTGACGAAAGAAGAAGTTGAAATGGTGACGACCGCGCAGCACGCGGCGGTGGTCATCAGCCTCGATCTGTCCGCCAGCATGAACACAGGCACCCGTATCGCCGATATGAAAACGGCAGTTCGAGGCTTTATCGAAACATATGCAAACAGCGCCAAGGACGATGAATGCAGGTACCTGGCCATCGTCATATTTGGCCAATATGCATACAGAATCGTCGATTGGACAGATGTAAGCGATGAAACAAATAGGACGACAGTTTTAGGTGCTCTTACAGGGGTTAACACCGCTTTTGCGCTTCCTTCTGGAGTTGGAGGCTCTTTCCCGCGTAATGACGGCGGTTATACAAACCTCTCCGGTGCTTTGCTTCTCAGCCATAACTTACTGGGCAACCTGCCGACCGAGATCTCTTTTTCCGCTCACAGCGGCGACAAAAACATCTATAATATTGTCTTTACAGACGGTCTGCCAACCGCAAAGTTTGGCAGGAGTAATGGTAATCACACATCTCCACTAGACTATAGCTCCAGCACGGAATGGATCGACTATGGTTCACTGGCCGCAAATCCCACAATCCCCGGCACAAATTACACAAGCGGCAACACCGAAGTCCAAATCATCGGCGCAGCCATTGAAAGCACGCACGGCGCCACCAATATGGCCGTTGCTTACGACTCAAGTACAGAGGTACTCAAAAAATTTGTCACCGATGCGCATCTCAAACAGGCAAATGACGCGGACGCGCTCAAATTGGTCTTCGAGCATTTTAGCGACACCGTTACGACGTCTTCCGAACCGTGGAGCGCCTCGTTCCCGTTGTGCACACCGTATCAATTCGTCTGTTTTACAGACACAGACGGTCCGCACAGCGCAATCATCGAATACAAAGACAATAAAATCAATTGGGATCTTTTGTCAGAACCCATTCCAACGCCCACGCCTGCCCCTCCTGAGGGGATCAACGATACCCCGGACGGCGGAACAACTTACTACTCTTACAGCAGAACATTCCGCGTGACCCTCGACACTTTGGCGGTGGGTTTTGTACAGGAAACATCTTTCGATGTGACGCAAGAAGGTACGGACTTGACTTCCTCTTATCTCTTTTACAAACCCTTCAGCTCAAACATTGACAACGTCAATTTTCAATACGGCTATTTCGAAGTCCCTTCCACCAAAGGGTACGCGGCTGATCTCACTTTTACAAAAATCATCTCCGGTTCCGAAGACGACGCGGCGTCCCCCGCGGGGTTCGTTTTCAGTCTCACACACAGTGAAGATTGCGAGGAGCCCGGCTGCAACCACGCGGACGCTTGGTTTGTAGAGGAGATCTCCGATAAGGCGGGCGCCGTGACGTTTACCGACATCCCTTCCGGGCACACATACACCATCACCGAGGTGCTCACAGAGGAGCAGGCGCCTCTTTATACCGAGCCCGACTCCGTCGCCGCAGGCGTACATTGGGGGACAAGCACGACGGACGGTCTCACAAATGGGACTTCTTTTGTCAACACCGTGAAACGCACTCATGGTTCAACTCCACCCCCTGAATCAACGCCCACTCAAAGTCCCGAACCTACTCTCACTCCTGAGCCCACTCCCACTTCGAGCCCTGAGCCTACTCCCACTGCAAGCCCCGAGCCCACTCCCACTTCGAGCCCCGAGCCCACTCCCACTTCGAGTCCCGAGCCCACTCCCACTTCGAGTCCTGAGCCCACTCCGACCGGCAGCAGCAGTAGCGGCGGCACGTCTCCGCGCACAAGTCCAGCGCCCTCTCCTTCTCCAACGCCAACGTCAACGCCGCCACCGCCGGACGACGCGGGCAACGGCCCCGACAGAACCGAGGAACCACCCGCGCCGCCCGAGGAGACCGGCCTCGAAGGCAGAGCCGTGGAACCGGCGCCGCCGGATGAACTCTCGGCCGCGCCGGAACCGATTCCGACCATACCCAGCAACACATTGGTCCAAGTGGACGACGCGTATGTGGAATACGACGGAGAAGGCGTCCCGCTGGGCGAGTGGCACTGGGATGAAGAACTGGAGGACTGGGTCTTCGACGAATACCCGCCTCTCGACGCGCCCATGCCCTTCACCGGCGGCGGCGGTGTGGACGCCTTCCTCTTCATCGGCCTTCTGCTGCTCGGCATCGGCCTCATACTCGCGGCCTGGAAACCGGGAGCCCCCCACGATAAGCATCCCCCGCTGCTTTGA